A window from Herpetosiphon gulosus encodes these proteins:
- a CDS encoding ubiquinol-cytochrome c reductase iron-sulfur subunit translates to MTRDHDELSLAPDGLPLCQQPQWRQDFPIDVAQDNYVSRREFAKFLVLISSAFSAGQFWILFKNWQRNQAAAPPVQKIANLADIPVGGTLLFRYPNEHEPCILVRPDENTFVAYSQKCTHLSCAVIPNVAENKIVCPCHQGYFSLDEGRPLAGPPQRPLPRIHVEVQGDEVFAISVELRSI, encoded by the coding sequence ATGACCCGCGATCACGATGAACTTTCGCTGGCTCCCGATGGCCTGCCGTTGTGCCAACAACCCCAATGGCGACAAGATTTTCCAATCGACGTGGCCCAAGATAACTATGTTTCACGGCGTGAGTTTGCGAAATTTTTGGTGCTGATTAGCTCGGCGTTTAGTGCTGGCCAATTTTGGATCTTGTTTAAAAATTGGCAGCGCAACCAAGCCGCCGCTCCGCCAGTTCAAAAAATCGCCAATTTAGCTGATATTCCGGTTGGTGGAACGCTGCTATTTCGTTACCCCAACGAGCATGAGCCATGCATTTTGGTGCGGCCTGATGAGAATACCTTCGTTGCCTATAGCCAAAAATGCACCCACCTGTCATGTGCGGTTATTCCCAACGTTGCCGAAAATAAAATCGTCTGTCCATGCCATCAAGGCTATTTTAGTTTGGATGAAGGCCGACCATTAGCGGGGCCGCCCCAACGCCCATTGCCACGGATTCATGTTGAAGTGCAAGGCGATGAGGTGTTTGCGATCTCGGTGGAGTTACGCAGCATATGA
- a CDS encoding MFS transporter, producing MTAQATANGGQARGNLGQLILATGAFAVCFAIFGSVSAMMPTIKTDLNLTPVQVSVALALPVLLGSLGRIPLGMLTDRYGGRVVFSAVMAGSIIPSLGMGWVETYNQLLIAAFGCGLALASFSVGVGFVSGWYPPQRQGFALGVYGAGNAGQSLAAFGAPVLAANLGYQWGFWFFSALTVVWLICFMLFARNAPRQGPIKSLSQILQPMSSPKSWVLSLYYFLTFGGFVAMAVYLPTLLTDLFGISKTDAGLRTAGFVLVATAARPFGGVLADKIGGTTILKWVFPITTCMAGLMAFSNVVPFTIGALGMAAAIGLGNGAVFKLVPEYFPQSVGIVTGLVGAAGGLGGFFPPLLLGYIRQQTGSFSYGFVALALFTLVCWFVLYYNNRPRRPTPQLA from the coding sequence ATGACTGCTCAAGCAACGGCCAATGGCGGCCAAGCCCGTGGCAATTTGGGCCAATTAATCCTCGCAACCGGGGCATTTGCGGTCTGTTTTGCGATTTTCGGCTCGGTTTCGGCCATGATGCCAACCATTAAAACTGATTTGAATCTCACTCCGGTGCAGGTAAGCGTTGCGCTAGCCTTACCAGTGCTACTCGGTAGTTTGGGACGAATTCCCTTGGGGATGTTGACTGACCGCTATGGTGGGAGGGTGGTGTTTAGTGCGGTGATGGCTGGCTCGATTATTCCATCACTCGGTATGGGCTGGGTCGAGACCTACAACCAACTCTTGATTGCGGCGTTTGGTTGTGGCTTAGCCTTGGCTAGTTTCTCGGTTGGGGTTGGTTTTGTGAGTGGCTGGTATCCACCGCAACGTCAAGGCTTTGCCTTAGGCGTGTATGGTGCTGGCAATGCTGGGCAATCGTTGGCCGCGTTTGGCGCACCAGTGCTAGCCGCCAATTTAGGCTATCAATGGGGCTTTTGGTTTTTTTCGGCCTTGACTGTGGTTTGGCTGATTTGCTTTATGCTCTTTGCCCGTAATGCACCGCGCCAAGGGCCAATCAAAAGCTTGAGCCAAATTTTACAACCCATGAGCAGCCCCAAAAGTTGGGTTTTAAGCCTCTACTACTTTTTAACTTTTGGTGGTTTTGTGGCGATGGCGGTTTATCTGCCAACCTTGCTGACCGATTTATTTGGAATTAGCAAAACCGATGCTGGCTTGCGGACTGCTGGCTTTGTGCTGGTTGCTACTGCTGCCCGACCATTTGGCGGTGTGTTGGCCGATAAAATTGGCGGCACGACAATCTTGAAATGGGTTTTCCCAATTACCACCTGTATGGCTGGCTTGATGGCCTTCAGCAATGTTGTGCCATTTACGATTGGCGCCTTGGGCATGGCCGCCGCAATTGGCTTAGGCAATGGGGCCGTGTTCAAATTAGTGCCCGAATATTTCCCGCAATCGGTGGGGATTGTGACGGGCTTGGTGGGCGCGGCTGGTGGTTTGGGTGGCTTCTTCCCACCGTTGCTGCTCGGTTATATTCGCCAACAAACTGGCTCGTTTAGCTATGGTTTTGTAGCTTTGGCGCTGTTTACCTTGGTTTGCTGGTTTGTGCTCTACTACAACAATCGACCGCGTCGTCCAACCCCTCAATTAGCTTAA
- a CDS encoding DUF6755 family protein has protein sequence MKQRFPRHQKMTIVHGILSIVLIIDIVQLWLLTATMNSYLGGDSGVPLPALIFSCICLLLNLGLLRFLYKLDRTAN, from the coding sequence ATGAAACAACGCTTTCCCCGCCATCAAAAAATGACCATCGTCCATGGCATTTTAAGTATCGTGCTGATCATCGATATTGTGCAGCTTTGGCTGTTGACTGCCACCATGAACTCGTATCTTGGTGGCGATAGCGGTGTGCCACTGCCAGCCTTAATCTTTAGCTGCATCTGTTTACTGCTCAACCTTGGCTTGCTGAGATTCCTCTACAAGCTTGATCGAACTGCCAACTGA